Proteins found in one Labrenzia sp. VG12 genomic segment:
- the glp gene encoding gephyrin-like molybdotransferase Glp: protein MTGKRLLDDCFLHDKDRLRHQDALDLLKDRVSTIAEVETIPLSEASERVLAQTVVAPRNVPLADNSAVDGYAFRHSDFEEAGGFFRMDQRVAAGHASLTDLAPWGAARIFTGAVMPPGADTVAMQEDCEPHQQDGQDFVIVPQGLKKGANCRLAGEDVAEGTPILEAGQRLRPQDVAAIASTGLGEISVYRKLKVGLLSTGDELRRPGSLITLGDVYDSNHFLLQGLCSTLPVDVEDLGILKDDAALVETTLKEAAGRFDVLLTSGGASRGEEDHLLAALDTLGSRHMWQLAIKPGRPMMFGSIGDCVFLGLPGNPVAAMVCFLLYVRPVLSVLGGGPFLRARGFQVPAAFEVPKKKPDRREFYRAYLEEGPDGAPVAQKFMRDGSGLITGLREADGLIEIPEDVTSIAKGDLVTYLPFSGFGLR from the coding sequence ATGACCGGCAAGCGGCTTCTTGACGACTGTTTTCTGCACGACAAGGACCGGCTGCGCCATCAAGATGCCCTGGATCTGCTCAAAGACCGCGTGTCCACAATTGCCGAAGTGGAGACCATACCGCTCTCAGAGGCATCCGAGCGTGTTCTGGCACAGACCGTCGTCGCGCCGCGAAATGTGCCACTGGCCGACAATTCCGCTGTTGACGGCTATGCCTTCCGCCACTCGGACTTTGAGGAAGCCGGCGGTTTTTTCCGGATGGACCAGAGGGTCGCCGCCGGTCACGCCAGCCTGACCGACCTGGCGCCCTGGGGCGCGGCGCGGATCTTCACGGGTGCGGTCATGCCGCCGGGTGCGGACACGGTCGCCATGCAGGAAGACTGCGAACCGCATCAGCAGGATGGCCAGGACTTCGTGATCGTGCCGCAGGGCCTCAAGAAGGGGGCCAATTGCCGCCTGGCAGGAGAGGATGTTGCCGAGGGAACTCCGATCCTGGAAGCCGGACAGCGTTTGCGGCCTCAGGACGTGGCCGCGATCGCATCGACGGGGCTTGGCGAGATTTCCGTCTATCGCAAACTGAAGGTTGGTTTGCTGTCCACCGGCGACGAGTTGCGCCGGCCCGGAAGCCTGATCACCCTTGGCGATGTCTATGATTCCAATCACTTCCTGCTTCAGGGCCTCTGTTCAACCCTGCCGGTCGACGTCGAGGACCTGGGCATTTTAAAAGACGATGCAGCTCTCGTCGAAACCACCTTGAAGGAAGCAGCTGGCCGGTTTGATGTCCTGTTGACTTCAGGTGGCGCCAGCCGGGGCGAAGAAGACCATTTGCTGGCAGCGCTCGACACGCTCGGGTCACGCCACATGTGGCAACTGGCGATCAAGCCGGGCCGGCCGATGATGTTCGGCTCGATCGGGGACTGCGTGTTCCTCGGCCTGCCGGGCAATCCCGTGGCTGCCATGGTCTGTTTTCTGCTTTATGTTCGCCCGGTTCTGAGCGTGCTGGGCGGCGGCCCGTTTCTGCGTGCCAGGGGCTTCCAGGTTCCGGCCGCCTTCGAAGTGCCCAAGAAGAAACCGGACCGACGCGAATTCTATCGCGCCTATCTTGAAGAAGGACCGGATGGTGCCCCCGTTGCACAGAAATTCATGCGTGACGGGTCAGGGTTGATAACGGGCCTCAGAGAGGCCGATGGTCTGATTGAAATCCCGGAAGACGTAACATCGATCGCCAAGGGGGACCTTGTGACCTACCTGCCCTTTTCCGGCTTTGGGCTGCGCTGA
- a CDS encoding MBL fold metallo-hydrolase — MTEPNLSLSRRSLFGLAAGAGAVAAAGSVSLIASSAQAAAPKAGAPMAGALRYKVGDFEVTALLDGYLDVTPEVVVGYDEAEGQRLRDKSLIEGNALRIPVNAYLVNTGDRLVLVDAGTSDALGPTMGRLPSALEAAGVSADQVDAILITHMHPDHLFGVVDGEGKRVFANAELILPEVDNAFWYDDAAMNGAPEQFKPFFLGARKAAEAYKGNQTLISGDQEVLPGIRSMALPGHTPGHTGYLFDSNGETLAIAGDIIHMTAYQFDRPDWGIGFDIDSPKAVETRKAFLDQAAGDKLFFAGAHIPFPGMGRVVKEGDGYRFVAANWPYAY, encoded by the coding sequence ATGACCGAACCAAATCTTTCACTCTCCAGACGATCCCTCTTTGGCCTGGCGGCCGGGGCAGGGGCGGTTGCCGCAGCCGGCAGTGTGTCGCTGATCGCATCCTCCGCCCAGGCGGCGGCTCCCAAGGCAGGCGCTCCGATGGCCGGCGCCCTGCGGTACAAGGTCGGTGACTTTGAAGTCACGGCACTGCTGGACGGGTATCTGGACGTGACGCCTGAAGTCGTCGTCGGCTATGACGAGGCTGAAGGCCAGCGCCTGCGCGACAAGTCCCTGATCGAAGGCAATGCGCTGCGCATTCCGGTCAACGCCTATCTGGTCAACACGGGCGATCGTCTGGTGCTGGTGGATGCGGGCACCTCAGACGCACTTGGCCCGACCATGGGACGTTTGCCGTCCGCTCTGGAAGCGGCGGGTGTTTCCGCCGATCAGGTTGATGCCATCCTGATCACCCACATGCACCCGGATCATCTTTTCGGTGTCGTCGATGGCGAGGGCAAGCGGGTCTTTGCCAATGCGGAGCTGATCCTTCCGGAAGTCGACAACGCGTTCTGGTATGACGACGCGGCCATGAACGGCGCGCCGGAACAGTTCAAGCCGTTTTTCCTGGGCGCGCGCAAGGCCGCAGAGGCCTATAAGGGCAACCAGACGCTGATCTCAGGTGACCAGGAGGTCCTCCCGGGCATCCGGTCCATGGCGCTGCCCGGACATACGCCGGGTCACACCGGTTATCTCTTCGACAGCAATGGGGAAACCCTGGCAATTGCAGGTGACATCATTCACATGACCGCCTATCAGTTCGACCGTCCGGACTGGGGCATCGGCTTTGACATCGACAGCCCAAAGGCCGTTGAAACGCGCAAGGCGTTCCTGGACCAGGCCGCTGGCGACAAGCTGTTTTTTGCCGGTGCCCATATTCCGTTCCCGGGCATGGGACGCGTTGTCAAGGAAGGCGATGGCTATCGCTTCGTTGCGGCCAACTGGCCCTACGCCTACTAG
- the fdhD gene encoding formate dehydrogenase accessory sulfurtransferase FdhD, producing MTGPYLLQPDPLHPGLSTAVTGIDQNGNAVDTKVVTEKPLTLFLNAQEVVTMMTIGDHPDLLAVGYLKNQNMLADDDVITGIEHDDDLDVVIVRTERETNFEEKLKKKVRTSGCAQGTVFGDVMEGFETVSLSTDARLKTSWLYSLTKAINTTPSLYLEAGAIHGCVLCQEDRPLVYMEDVGRHNAVDKIAGWMVLNDIPAHDKMFYTTGRLTSEMVIKTVMMGIPILVSRSGFTAWGVELARQAGLTLIGRARGKRFVALSGQERIDFDLDPGSVEDEPQKIRRKGSLAAK from the coding sequence GTGACAGGCCCTTACCTTCTGCAACCGGACCCGCTTCATCCGGGACTTTCGACCGCGGTGACCGGCATAGACCAGAACGGCAATGCCGTTGACACCAAGGTGGTCACCGAAAAACCGCTGACGCTGTTTCTGAACGCCCAGGAAGTCGTCACCATGATGACAATCGGCGATCATCCGGACCTTCTTGCCGTCGGCTATCTGAAGAACCAGAACATGCTGGCCGATGACGATGTCATCACCGGGATCGAACATGACGACGATCTTGATGTGGTCATCGTGCGCACCGAGCGGGAAACGAATTTCGAGGAAAAACTCAAGAAGAAGGTGCGTACGTCCGGCTGCGCGCAAGGCACCGTCTTCGGCGATGTCATGGAAGGCTTTGAAACCGTTTCGCTGTCCACTGACGCCCGGCTGAAGACATCCTGGCTCTACAGCCTGACCAAGGCGATCAACACCACCCCGTCGCTTTACCTGGAGGCGGGCGCAATCCATGGCTGCGTGCTGTGCCAGGAAGACCGGCCGCTGGTCTATATGGAAGATGTCGGCCGGCACAATGCGGTCGACAAGATCGCAGGCTGGATGGTCCTGAACGATATCCCCGCACACGACAAGATGTTCTACACCACCGGCCGGCTGACCTCCGAAATGGTGATCAAGACGGTCATGATGGGCATTCCGATCCTCGTCTCGCGCTCCGGGTTCACCGCCTGGGGCGTGGAACTGGCGCGCCAGGCTGGTCTGACACTGATCGGCCGTGCCCGCGGCAAACGCTTTGTCGCACTGTCCGGTCAGGAACGGATCGACTTCGATCTTGATCCCGGATCCGTGGAGGACGAACCGCAGAAGATCCGCCGCAAAGGGAGCCTGGCTGCAAAATGA
- a CDS encoding Mrp/NBP35 family ATP-binding protein — translation MNDTIKNAVMERLSQIKGPDLKGNIISLGLVSDVFVSDGRVAFSITVPAERAQELEPLRQAAEKVVREVPGVETAMVALTAERRPGGTRNTAPKAPPQAPRKAPEEQGAQKPGVPGIKHIIAVASGKGGVGKSTTTANLALAMAALGKKVGVLDADIYGPSVPRLFNVSGRPEALEGRMLKPLEGYGVKVMSMGFMVEEETPMIWRGPMVISALTQMLREVAWGDLDVLVVDMPPGTGDAQLTMAQQVPLAGSVIVSTPQDLALIDARKGLNMFRRVDVPVLGIVENMSYFLCPDCGGRHDIFGHGGARNEADRLGVPFLGEIPLTMTIRETSDAGTPVVVSDPEGAIAGIYKKIAASVLEGIEAAEAGQERAAPAIVFE, via the coding sequence ATGAACGACACCATCAAGAACGCGGTTATGGAGCGGCTCAGCCAGATCAAGGGGCCGGACCTGAAAGGCAACATCATTTCTCTGGGCCTGGTCTCGGATGTTTTCGTCTCCGATGGCCGAGTGGCCTTTTCCATCACGGTGCCGGCCGAGCGGGCGCAGGAGCTTGAGCCGTTGCGTCAGGCCGCGGAGAAGGTCGTGAGGGAAGTTCCAGGTGTTGAAACCGCTATGGTTGCCCTGACAGCGGAGCGCCGGCCCGGCGGGACGCGCAACACGGCCCCGAAGGCGCCGCCCCAGGCTCCCAGAAAAGCGCCGGAAGAGCAGGGCGCCCAGAAGCCGGGTGTGCCGGGGATCAAACACATCATCGCCGTTGCCTCCGGCAAGGGCGGTGTGGGCAAGTCGACCACGACGGCCAATCTTGCGCTTGCCATGGCTGCTCTCGGCAAAAAGGTTGGTGTTCTCGACGCCGATATCTACGGCCCGTCCGTGCCGCGCCTTTTCAATGTTTCCGGCAGACCGGAAGCGCTGGAAGGCCGGATGTTGAAGCCGCTTGAAGGCTATGGCGTCAAGGTCATGTCCATGGGGTTCATGGTCGAGGAGGAAACTCCGATGATCTGGCGCGGGCCGATGGTGATTTCCGCGCTGACCCAGATGCTGCGTGAAGTCGCCTGGGGCGATCTTGATGTGCTCGTCGTTGATATGCCTCCGGGAACCGGTGACGCGCAGCTGACCATGGCGCAGCAGGTTCCGCTGGCCGGCTCCGTCATCGTCTCGACGCCTCAGGATCTTGCGCTGATCGACGCGCGCAAGGGTCTCAACATGTTCAGGCGCGTGGATGTGCCTGTTCTCGGCATCGTCGAAAACATGAGCTATTTCCTCTGTCCGGATTGTGGTGGCCGTCACGACATTTTCGGCCATGGCGGCGCGCGCAACGAGGCTGACCGCCTTGGAGTCCCGTTCCTGGGAGAGATCCCGCTGACGATGACGATCCGCGAAACCTCGGACGCAGGCACACCGGTTGTCGTTTCAGACCCGGAAGGTGCTATTGCCGGCATCTACAAGAAGATTGCGGCCAGCGTTCTTGAAGGTATCGAAGCGGCAGAAGCTGGTCAGGAGCGGGCAGCGCCGGCCATTGTGTTTGAATAA
- a CDS encoding multidrug effflux MFS transporter, with translation MSAGRSQTHGYEAKPSLGVLIAISTISPLAMQIYLPSLAGMMIVFSATAGEIQLTMSAFFIAVAVSQLFWGPLSDQFGRRPVIILGMALFVIGSILCLVAPNLEMLIAARVLQAAGGCTGLVLGRAIVRDLHGPKQAASMIGYVTMGLAVMPTIAPAVGGVLDQFYGWQGGFFLMLVFGVGVLLASIYCLPETHHKRTTVGARQVLRSYRTLFREPLYWSYALTAAFSALTYFAYLGGAPFIAAGLLQLSAAEMGFYFMFVALGYIAGNYLSGRFAERVGMYPMIISGTVIGMISVLVIATFAKFDALTAPSLFLPMFLLGLGNGVCLPSALSGAVSVRPELTGAASGLTASLQVSTGAVAGSLVAWLYADSIFAGTPWGMIMIMGLGMSLSLVAAFSIRRQEARLKLVPAE, from the coding sequence ATGTCCGCTGGCCGCTCTCAAACACATGGTTATGAAGCCAAACCTTCGCTGGGTGTGCTGATCGCAATCTCGACAATAAGCCCGCTTGCGATGCAGATTTATCTGCCGTCGCTGGCTGGCATGATGATTGTGTTTTCTGCAACCGCAGGTGAGATCCAGCTGACCATGTCGGCCTTTTTCATTGCGGTGGCCGTAAGCCAACTTTTCTGGGGGCCCTTGTCGGATCAATTCGGGCGGCGCCCGGTGATCATCCTCGGCATGGCACTCTTTGTGATCGGCAGCATTCTGTGTCTGGTCGCGCCCAACCTTGAGATGCTGATCGCCGCGCGGGTATTGCAGGCCGCCGGTGGCTGCACCGGTCTTGTGCTCGGGCGGGCAATCGTGCGCGATCTGCACGGTCCCAAGCAGGCTGCCAGCATGATCGGCTATGTCACCATGGGGCTTGCGGTCATGCCGACAATCGCACCGGCTGTGGGCGGGGTGCTGGACCAGTTCTATGGCTGGCAGGGCGGGTTCTTCCTGATGCTGGTATTCGGCGTCGGGGTCTTGCTGGCGTCGATCTATTGTCTGCCGGAGACCCATCACAAGCGGACGACCGTAGGCGCAAGACAGGTTCTGCGCTCCTACAGAACCCTGTTCCGCGAGCCGCTCTACTGGAGCTACGCCCTGACGGCTGCTTTCAGTGCGCTGACCTATTTTGCCTATCTTGGCGGTGCGCCCTTCATAGCCGCCGGTCTCTTGCAGCTCAGCGCGGCAGAGATGGGTTTCTATTTCATGTTTGTTGCCCTCGGTTACATCGCGGGCAACTATCTGTCGGGCCGTTTTGCGGAACGTGTCGGCATGTATCCCATGATCATCAGCGGCACCGTCATCGGCATGATAAGCGTTCTGGTCATCGCAACCTTTGCCAAGTTTGACGCGCTCACGGCGCCCAGCCTGTTCCTGCCCATGTTCCTTCTGGGGCTTGGCAATGGTGTCTGCCTGCCGAGCGCGCTTTCCGGTGCGGTCAGCGTGCGCCCGGAACTCACCGGGGCGGCGTCCGGGCTGACCGCATCCTTGCAGGTCAGCACCGGCGCGGTTGCCGGTTCTCTTGTTGCCTGGCTTTATGCAGACAGCATCTTTGCCGGAACACCCTGGGGCATGATCATGATCATGGGGCTCGGAATGAGCCTCAGTCTTGTGGCGGCATTCTCGATCCGCCGCCAAGAGGCTCGCTTGAAGCTCGTCCCGGCGGAATAA
- a CDS encoding BLUF domain-containing protein, producing the protein MELYRACYRSRIKWDKMHLPLPDEIDKTLLRIRRINRKAGVTGALLLVDQHIIQILEGQTGQVLDTVYCVMNDPRLHDIEGIIHEPADFRLFPNSLMFFRDLTDGLAAARHDVLRPLLDHPAEVTRDEAYLAFSHFANELQQGRLTNDMLMI; encoded by the coding sequence ATGGAACTCTATCGCGCTTGCTACCGCAGCAGAATCAAGTGGGACAAGATGCATCTGCCCTTGCCCGACGAGATCGACAAGACCCTCCTGCGTATCCGCCGGATCAATCGCAAGGCAGGCGTGACGGGTGCGCTGCTCCTGGTCGACCAGCACATCATCCAGATCCTGGAAGGTCAGACCGGACAGGTGCTCGATACGGTCTACTGCGTGATGAACGATCCGCGCCTGCACGACATCGAAGGCATTATTCACGAGCCGGCCGATTTCCGGCTGTTCCCCAACTCCCTGATGTTCTTCCGGGATCTGACCGACGGTCTTGCCGCCGCGCGCCACGATGTGCTGCGCCCGCTTCTTGATCATCCGGCAGAGGTCACCCGGGACGAAGCCTATCTTGCCTTCAGCCATTTCGCCAACGAACTGCAGCAGGGCCGTCTGACCAACGATATGCTGATGATCTGA
- a CDS encoding benzoate/H(+) symporter BenE family transporter, translating to MSVSRPNLQSLSAGLLATIVGFASSFAIVIQGLAASGASPAEATSGLMALSISMGLCAIVGSLWTRIPVSIAWSTPGAALLVTAGPVEGGFAAAVGAFIICGLLIVLAGLIRPFGRAVAAIPSPLANAMLAGVLFGLCLAPVKAVAELPVSALIIIAVWAIALRFARLFAVPLAMAVTIVIALWTSGPIDLSSASWVSEPVLIKPVFSLEALVSIALPLFIVTMASQNIPGVAVLKAYGYAPQSGPLFTLSGIFSLLSAPFGGHAVNLAAITAAMCAGEDAHKNPGERYWAAAVAGLVYVMFGLFAGLVMAFVAATPAILIEAVAGLALLGAFAFSIGEATKATETRDSAIITFMVTASGVSFLGVSGAFWGLLAGGAFMALARTKAAK from the coding sequence GTGTCAGTCAGCCGTCCAAATCTTCAGTCTCTGTCCGCAGGCCTTCTTGCCACCATTGTCGGCTTTGCCAGTTCCTTTGCCATTGTCATTCAGGGCCTTGCCGCATCCGGTGCTTCGCCTGCCGAAGCAACTAGCGGTCTAATGGCCCTTTCCATCTCCATGGGACTGTGCGCCATAGTCGGCTCGCTCTGGACCAGGATCCCCGTCAGCATTGCCTGGTCGACGCCAGGTGCCGCGCTGCTTGTCACCGCCGGTCCTGTCGAAGGTGGTTTCGCCGCGGCCGTCGGTGCTTTCATCATATGCGGCCTGCTGATCGTTCTGGCCGGACTGATCCGCCCCTTCGGCCGGGCTGTTGCAGCCATTCCTTCCCCATTGGCCAATGCGATGCTTGCGGGCGTCTTGTTCGGGCTGTGTCTTGCCCCGGTCAAGGCGGTTGCCGAGTTGCCCGTCAGCGCCTTGATCATCATTGCCGTCTGGGCAATTGCACTGCGGTTTGCACGCCTCTTTGCCGTGCCGCTGGCCATGGCCGTTACCATCGTAATCGCGCTCTGGACCAGTGGCCCGATCGATCTTTCGTCTGCCAGCTGGGTGAGCGAACCGGTGTTGATCAAACCGGTCTTTTCCCTCGAAGCTCTTGTGAGCATCGCGCTGCCACTCTTCATCGTCACCATGGCGTCGCAGAACATCCCCGGCGTGGCCGTTTTGAAAGCCTATGGTTACGCACCGCAAAGTGGCCCGCTCTTTACCCTCTCCGGCATCTTCAGCCTGCTCTCCGCCCCCTTTGGCGGACACGCGGTCAATCTCGCCGCCATCACAGCTGCCATGTGCGCCGGAGAGGATGCTCACAAGAATCCCGGTGAGCGCTATTGGGCCGCTGCTGTTGCCGGTCTGGTCTATGTCATGTTTGGTCTTTTTGCCGGACTGGTCATGGCCTTTGTCGCCGCCACGCCCGCCATCCTGATTGAAGCGGTTGCCGGATTGGCGCTGCTCGGGGCCTTCGCCTTTTCCATCGGCGAGGCCACAAAAGCGACGGAGACACGCGACAGCGCGATCATCACGTTCATGGTGACGGCCTCCGGTGTCAGCTTTCTTGGTGTTTCCGGTGCCTTCTGGGGACTGCTTGCGGGCGGCGCCTTCATGGCACTCGCCCGTACCAAAGCCGCGAAGTAA
- a CDS encoding SDR family oxidoreductase has protein sequence MPVCLITAANRGIGFELARLALARDWTVYGSVRTQPIAQETAARMTGDFRPLVFDVTDHEAVRAAAARLDGHLDILINNAGIIGFERQTPLDMDFDGFAETLKINTLAPLAVSQAFLPHLRNSDNGRILTISSQMSWMGYRKSDTLAYRASKAAVNKVMQGLATDLEAENIPVALIDPGWVRTDMGGPEADNSPVDVAEGVLKVAERLALSDTGKFFKWSGEERPF, from the coding sequence ATGCCGGTATGTCTCATCACCGCTGCGAACCGCGGTATCGGATTTGAACTTGCCCGACTTGCCCTTGCCAGGGACTGGACCGTCTACGGCTCGGTTCGCACACAACCGATCGCACAGGAAACCGCAGCCCGGATGACGGGAGACTTTCGGCCGCTTGTCTTTGATGTAACGGATCACGAAGCTGTCCGGGCCGCGGCCGCGCGCCTCGACGGACACCTGGATATTCTCATCAACAACGCCGGCATTATCGGCTTTGAACGCCAGACACCGCTCGATATGGACTTTGACGGTTTTGCCGAGACGCTCAAGATCAACACACTGGCACCGCTGGCCGTGTCCCAGGCCTTTCTTCCGCATCTCAGGAACAGTGACAACGGCCGCATCCTGACCATTTCCAGCCAGATGTCCTGGATGGGCTACCGCAAGTCGGACACGCTCGCCTACCGAGCCTCAAAGGCAGCGGTAAACAAGGTCATGCAGGGACTGGCGACTGACCTGGAAGCGGAGAATATTCCCGTTGCCCTGATTGACCCCGGCTGGGTACGCACGGATATGGGCGGCCCGGAAGCCGACAACAGCCCGGTCGATGTGGCTGAAGGCGTTCTCAAGGTCGCCGAGCGACTTGCGCTTTCCGATACCGGCAAATTCTTCAAATGGTCCGGAGAAGAACGGCCCTTTTGA
- a CDS encoding LysR family transcriptional regulator: MDKLSALSSFVQSVNLGSFSAAAKHLGVSQPAVSQQIRSLEDELGTRLLNRTTRQLQLTEAGERYLTYARDVLERLAEADRSVQSEEAQMTGPLSVGLPLGFAETVLSDFLVGFKKSHPHILLDISLSDQFVDVIQERLDVAIRMGEIRDDRLIVRRLGHASRCLVASPDYLDRMGRPQHPAELPDHDYLLYKNITTGDRVPFLSTIGEKLSIRINPTMIVNNSATLRRAALAGLGISLSNRWLIDPYLQSGELELVLPDWKYPDHPVHAVYPSNRFIPLKVRRFVDSLHAFFETEGAFVC, from the coding sequence ATGGACAAGCTCAGCGCCCTTTCCAGTTTTGTTCAATCGGTGAACCTGGGCAGTTTCTCAGCCGCCGCCAAACATCTGGGCGTGTCGCAACCGGCGGTCAGCCAGCAGATCCGCAGCCTCGAGGATGAACTTGGCACAAGGCTGCTCAACCGGACGACGCGGCAGTTGCAGCTGACCGAAGCCGGTGAGCGGTATCTTACCTATGCGCGAGATGTGCTGGAGCGGCTTGCGGAAGCCGACCGTTCGGTCCAGAGCGAGGAAGCGCAGATGACGGGGCCTCTGTCCGTCGGCCTGCCGCTGGGATTTGCCGAAACCGTGCTGTCCGACTTTCTGGTCGGTTTCAAGAAGAGCCATCCGCATATTCTTTTGGATATCTCCCTGTCGGACCAGTTTGTCGACGTCATTCAGGAAAGGCTCGACGTTGCCATTCGCATGGGAGAAATCAGGGACGACCGGCTGATCGTACGCCGGCTGGGTCATGCCAGCAGGTGCCTGGTGGCGTCACCGGACTATCTGGACAGAATGGGCCGCCCGCAACACCCGGCCGAATTGCCGGATCACGACTACCTTCTTTACAAGAACATCACCACGGGGGATCGCGTCCCGTTCCTGAGCACGATTGGGGAGAAACTTTCCATCCGGATCAACCCGACGATGATCGTCAACAATTCCGCGACCCTGCGCCGCGCCGCGCTGGCAGGGCTCGGCATCAGCCTGTCAAACCGCTGGCTGATCGATCCTTATCTGCAGTCGGGCGAGCTTGAGCTTGTGTTACCGGACTGGAAATATCCGGACCACCCGGTTCATGCGGTCTACCCGTCGAACCGATTCATCCCCCTGAAGGTTCGCCGTTTCGTCGACAGCCTGCATGCTTTCTTCGAAACGGAAGGGGCTTTTGTCTGCTGA
- the mobA gene encoding molybdenum cofactor guanylyltransferase MobA has product MNTTPSRLTRNKLLGCVLAGGQSRRMGGGDKPLMDLGGRTMLDMILARLTPQLADIVLNANGDPERFARFDLPVVPDPLGDYAGPLAGVLAGLEFAAAHRPDVSHVVSVAGDTPFFPTDLVGRFCAAVPSDRPVIALASSADKLQPVFGLWPVALKSDLHDWLDSGQSGKVLAFVDRHDSVEVAFDTDPVSGLDPFFNANRPDDLATVRDALSLTDR; this is encoded by the coding sequence ATGAACACGACGCCGTCGCGCCTGACGAGAAACAAGCTGCTCGGCTGCGTTCTGGCGGGTGGTCAGTCGCGCCGCATGGGCGGCGGTGACAAGCCGCTCATGGACCTGGGCGGCAGGACCATGCTCGACATGATTCTTGCCAGGCTGACCCCTCAACTTGCCGATATTGTCCTCAACGCAAACGGGGACCCGGAGAGATTCGCCCGGTTTGACCTGCCCGTGGTCCCCGATCCACTGGGCGACTATGCCGGGCCGCTGGCGGGTGTCCTGGCGGGCCTTGAGTTTGCGGCCGCCCATCGTCCCGACGTAAGCCACGTGGTTTCGGTCGCAGGTGACACCCCGTTCTTTCCAACCGACCTTGTCGGCAGGTTCTGCGCGGCGGTGCCATCCGACCGGCCGGTGATCGCCCTCGCATCGTCTGCCGACAAGCTGCAGCCCGTTTTCGGTCTCTGGCCCGTGGCCCTCAAATCTGACCTGCATGACTGGCTTGACTCCGGTCAAAGCGGAAAGGTGCTCGCCTTTGTAGACCGCCACGACAGTGTTGAAGTCGCCTTTGACACCGACCCGGTTTCGGGTCTCGACCCCTTCTTCAACGCCAACCGCCCTGACGACCTCGCAACCGTACGCGACGCATTGAGCCTAACCGACAGATGA
- the mobB gene encoding molybdopterin-guanine dinucleotide biosynthesis protein B has translation MKPTPVFGITGWKNSGKTQLVTRLVAEFTQRGLKVSTVKHAHHNFDIDRPGADSYRHREAGASEVALVSGRRWALMHELREEDEPPLEEILARLAPCDLILIEGYKREDHPKIEARRTETRDRGPLAPTDPNILAVAADHLLPEETLPVFDLNDVPAMADFIQARLDLGGHGA, from the coding sequence ATGAAACCCACTCCCGTATTCGGCATCACCGGATGGAAGAATTCCGGCAAAACGCAGCTCGTGACCCGTCTGGTGGCCGAGTTCACTCAACGTGGTCTCAAGGTTTCCACCGTGAAACACGCCCACCACAATTTCGACATCGACCGACCGGGGGCCGACAGCTACCGGCACCGGGAGGCAGGCGCATCGGAAGTCGCCCTCGTCTCCGGCCGCAGATGGGCCCTGATGCACGAGTTGCGGGAGGAAGACGAGCCACCTCTGGAAGAGATTCTGGCCCGTCTCGCGCCATGTGACCTGATCCTGATCGAAGGCTACAAACGCGAAGACCATCCCAAGATCGAAGCGCGGCGCACGGAAACCCGGGACCGCGGCCCCCTCGCCCCAACCGACCCGAATATTCTGGCCGTTGCGGCGGACCATCTGCTGCCGGAGGAGACGCTCCCGGTCTTCGATCTCAACGATGTGCCGGCGATGGCGGATTTCATCCAGGCGCGTCTCGACCTTGGGGGTCACGGCGCATGA